From a region of the Campylobacter showae genome:
- a CDS encoding tRNA (cytidine(34)-2'-O)-methyltransferase, whose protein sequence is MFNIVLVHPQIPQNTGSIGRMCVNANLKLHIIKPTVFDISEKAVRRAGLDYWALLNPVIWENLDEFLHANAQFEDRFFYATTKAHKFYFEAEFKKGDFLFFGGESTGLPMELMERNFSNAIKIPMGEQGRSLNLATSAGIIAYEAIRQNFAQSGLGSAL, encoded by the coding sequence ATGTTTAACATCGTCCTCGTTCATCCTCAAATCCCACAAAATACGGGCTCGATCGGCCGCATGTGCGTAAATGCAAACCTTAAGCTACATATAATCAAGCCGACCGTTTTTGACATCAGCGAAAAGGCCGTTAGGCGCGCGGGACTTGATTATTGGGCGCTGCTAAATCCGGTGATCTGGGAGAATTTGGACGAGTTTTTGCACGCAAACGCCCAGTTCGAGGATAGGTTTTTTTACGCGACGACGAAGGCGCATAAATTTTACTTTGAAGCGGAGTTTAAAAAGGGCGACTTTTTGTTTTTCGGCGGCGAAAGTACGGGCCTGCCTATGGAGCTGATGGAGCGAAATTTCTCAAACGCGATCAAAATCCCGATGGGCGAGCAGGGCAGAAGCTTAAATTTAGCCACGAGCGCGGGCATCATCGCCTATGAGGCTATCAGGCAAAATTTCGCCCAGTCAGGACTTGGAAGCGCG